A genomic region of Prionailurus bengalensis isolate Pbe53 chromosome D1, Fcat_Pben_1.1_paternal_pri, whole genome shotgun sequence contains the following coding sequences:
- the LOC122482807 gene encoding olfactory receptor 1002-like: MEFRNQTLVTEFLFVGLTNCFQHQVVLFVMFLLVYLVTLLGNVGMITLIWMDSRLHTPMYFFLSHLSFVDVCSSSVTGPRMLTDIFVKKKVISFLGCAAQIWFFGQFVVTECFLLASMAYDRYMAICKPLLYTLIMSRRICVQLVVGPYTMGLMSTMTHTTFTFRLPYCGPNTINHFFCDLLPVLSLACADTQVNQFLLFILAGALGVLSGVIILVSYIYIVVTILRIRSAEGRRKAFSTCSSHLTAVSILYGTLFFIYVRPSSSFSLDINKVVSVFYTAVIPMLNPLIYSLRNKEVKDSFRRTFEKKNLLSR, encoded by the coding sequence ATGGAATTTAGGAATCAAACTTTGGTGACTGAGTTTTTATTTGTGGGCTTAACAAATTGCTTCCAGCACCAGGTTGTTCTGTTTGTGATGTTTCTCTTGGTTTATCTGGTCACTCTTCTGGGAAATGTGGGGATGATCACCCTCATTTGGATGGATTCCCGGCTCCACACTCCCATGTACTTTTTTCTCAGCCACTTGTCCTTTGTGGATGTCTGCTCCTCTTCTGTCACTGGTCCCAGGATGTTGACAGAcatctttgtgaaaaaaaaagtaatctctttCTTGGGTTGTGCTGCCCAGATCTGGTTTTTTGGTCAGTTTGTAGTGACAGAGTGTTTTCTGTTGGCCTCCATGGCTTATGACAGGTATATGGCCATCTGTAAGCCCTTGTTGTATACACTCATTATGTCCCGGAGAATCTGCGTGCAGCTGGTGGTAGGGCCTTATACCATGGGTCTTATGAGCACCATGACCCACACGACGTTCACCTTTCGCCTGCCTTACTGTGGTCCAAATACCATCAATCACTTCTTCTGTGAccttcttcctgttctctccCTGGCATGTGCAGACACCCAGGTCAATCAGTTTTTACTTTTCATCCTGGCTGGAGCTCTAGGAGTGCTCAGTGGTGTGATCATCCTGGTTTCCTACATTTACATTGTGGTCACTATCTTGAGGATCCGCTCTGCTGAGGGGAGGCGCaaagccttctccacctgctctTCACACCTGACTGCTGTCTCCATCCTGTATGGGACACTCTTCTTTATCTACGTACGCCCCAGTTCTAGTTTCTCCCTGGACATCAATAAAGTGGTTTCTGTGTTCTACACAGCCGTGATCCCCATGTTGAACCCCCTTATCTACAGCCTGAGAAACAAAGAGGTCAAGGATTCATTCAGGAGGACGTTTGAGAAGAAGAATCTTCTGAGTAGGTAA